The Megalobrama amblycephala isolate DHTTF-2021 linkage group LG10, ASM1881202v1, whole genome shotgun sequence DNA segment GTTTCTGTAAAGCATTTGGACCATCCTGCAAAAGGAATTGTCAAAGACAATTTTTGTAGAGtcagaaataaaaaattgtgttCCAATGTGTCAAAAGCTTTAATAATCTAAAAAGAAAATGACGCCATCACTGTCTATATCTGAGTAGTCTAACATATCTAATATGTCCAATCCTCATCTAAAATGAGACTGTGACAGGTATGATGTCATCAGTCCTCTCTCTTCTGCCCCCACTGGACGAATCCGGAACTGCCTGGAAAGTTCATGAACTCTCTGGTGCTGAAGAACACGCGCTATAAAGCCGAGCGACTCGCAGCACTCGAGTCAAATCTAAACGCCTCACGAGCGGACGAACCAGAGAGACTCGAGAACACAAACCCTGAACATGTTGATCCCGCATGGATTCCAGCCTTCCTTCAGCTCACTGATGGGAACCGAGTGGCCAGTACAGCGCAGTCTCTGTCCGGAGATCACAGCTCTTCACAGACACGCAGAAGTGCTGCAGGAGGAGAGGAGCAGCCTGGAGAAACTGCAGCAGCAGATCTTTGAGGAGATCTATCCAGTCTCCTGCGCAGTGGAGAGAGACGGAAGCCGCTTTGCTTTGACGCTGGACACTCGCGACTTTTCCCCGGAGGAGCTGTCGGTCAGGCAGGTGGGCAGGAAGCTGCAGGTCTGCGGAAAGACCCAGAAGAAGCAGGAGGATCCTGGGAAAGGCTCGTACTCGTGCAGAATCCAGGAGTTCAGACGGGTGTTTGACCTGCCTGAAGGAGTGAATCCTGAGGGATTGTCCTGCTCCATGGCTGATGGTGGGAAGCTCTACATACAGGCGCCAGTGAATCAGAGATCTGAAGACGCTGAGAGGAAGATTTCCACTGACTGTGAAGATGAAGACAGTCGAGACACAACATGAAGCCACGACTGATCAGCTCTGCTGGACTGACTCAAATGATGCTTCGTTTTTATATAAATCCTGTACAGTTtgagtaaaatatcacatttatttatttaatctccATGTAGCCTATAGTTTATTTAACATGGATATACAGTGCGATACTTTTCCTCACATTTACTATGAAAAATATTAGTAACATTTTACACAAGCTCCAATTGTTAACTTTAACaagaacaaaaatgttgaacttctaaagcatttattgatcttaatatattgaaataaaaaattgtatctGATCATTTAATGCACCTGAGCGAACATGAGCTAACaataaacagttgtatttttatttattttaaaagatgaaACTGTATTGCTCTGTATTTTTAAACGCTGTTTTgtgacaaatgtattgctcatttaATATTAGTTATGCATTTACTTACATTTACTAATGGgagtttattgtaaagtgttactgaaatatCATGTGCAGAAACCAAATGTAATGAATCAATGCTAGAGCTTGTACTGAAACTCATCTTAAAGAAATGGTGCAGctaaaaattaaattgaaacaGGTATTTTTAGAAGAATGAAGTTCAATGGTTTGTGTTGTTCTCTTCTGCTAgtgtttaaaaacacattttcatccTTCACACTAATGGCATTTTAGTGCCAATAACATTTTGCTGCAGCATTTTAAATATGATTGTAATGCCTATCAATGACATGTGTTACCTTTGATTATTACGTGTGGTCAATTATTAGTTGCCCGTTTACCCGgggtttagtattttttgtaatggaaaaaaaaaacccaaatattttcaatattgttacatgATGAGACTCCACTTAGAAATCGtacaaaattcatcctcaaaatcaacatttttgaaaaacttatttttttcagtacaaaaaaatgcaaaactttgacaaaaagtaatttttattgttataattgtgatttcataacatttagatatgaatccaaaaacaaacaaacaaaaaaactttcagtcagtcaaataacacaaagcaaatagtggagctctgctgccatctactggttaacgtgatttttttttttttacttttaaaactgcattttccaaaagatgggcaaaaatcttacactaaaccatgtcaaattatccatgttatccccatgaatgaaagttagaaatgtgggtcttttatgaagtgaattttacataaaaagctgtttttgtataaaaattaattttttttatttatttatataaatttaaaagatatgacaaatcctccaaaaactgcacaaccattaataaacagagtaaaattaaatttgttttttaaaaaacaattattttgttacaaaattacattttgttgcctggggtctgtggagacctatataagattatatattttttacactaacataaaaacaagctaTCGctccaattttttttctttgtagatatagaaagtgttaacaactgtacaaagtttcatgtcatttggacaaagagaacatttttttatttttatttgagcaaacgttgtttggggtctaaaaagaccacaaagaccctataagggttaaCGTCTCTTCACAGACCACTGGAATACAAAATCACTTATTTTATATTGAGCCTGGtgtgtgaaaactttcacaatcATATCAGTGTTTCTGATTGCTCTGTCCCCTTTTTTGTTTAATAGTGTCATACGGTGTTGTTCAGCAGTCCAAGACATATAAACCAGCTTATGTGTTTAAAGCATGGTCATCTAGCAAGGTCTTAGGCTAGGCTAAAATAGACTATTGTGAttaatgaaatatttcagtGTCACTTTTGTCAGTTAACCCTTTCCTgggtccttaaagggttagttcacccaaaaatttaaattctgtcattaattactcaccctcatgtcgttctacacccgtaagaccttcgttcatcttcagaacacaaattaagatatttttgataaaatctgatggctcagtgaggcctctattgacagcaagataattaactctttcaatgcccagaaagctactaaagacatatttgaaacagatcatgtgactacagtggttcaaccttaatgttatgaagcaacgagaatactttttgtgcgccaaaaataacaaaatagtgactttattccaAAGTCACAAAAGACTTTatttcaaagctttatgaatcttttgtttcgaatcagtggtttcagttgatttcagtcaacgaggcttcgttacatcataagtgtttcgacacttcaatggttcacgtgactttggctgtttgatacacgctccaaagcactgatttgaaacgattcgtaaagctttgaagcttcatgaagcagtgttttgaaatcgcccatcagatattgttgaataaatcactattttgttatttttggcacacaaaaagtattctcgtcacttcataacattaaagttgaaccactgtagtcacatgagctgttttaaatatgtctttctatgggcattgaaaaagggaatGTTATTGCTGtgaatggaggcctcactgagccattggatttcatcaaaaatatcttaatttgtgttcctgaaggtcttacgggtgtggaacgacatgaggatgagtaattaatgacagaattttcatttttgggcgaactaaccctttaattctgaTTTGTGGAATcttttacagtacattttacAGTACACAAGTTTTTTAATTCACTATTGTGATTTGTGCAAACTTTCACATTGCAGTTTTGGGCCATTAACCCTTCCTTTAGTGTTTAACCTCACTTTTctgatttatataaatttataggGCAGTTTTTGGCCTTTAACCATTCCTAGAGTCCTTTACTTCACTATTGTGATTTGTGAAAGGTTTCACAGTACAGATTTGGTCAGTTATCCCTTCCCTAAGTCATTAATATCACTATTCTGATTTGTGAAATCTTtcacaacaaaaaaatcacaataGTTGATATAAGGGCTCTAGGAAGGATTAACTGCCCAAAATgcactgtgaaagttttcacaaatcAGAATAGTGAAGTTAAAGACTCAGGGAAGGGTTAACTGACCCACACTGCACTGTGAAAGATTTCACAAACCAGGCTCAATCTAAAACAAGTGATTTTGTATTCCAGTGGTCTATGTGTTTATTATAATGTTAAACATGAAGAACGCATATTTCTCACATTCCTGACTAGAGAACTTACCAAGGGGTTATGGACAAGAGATTttgctgtgaaaaaaataataatcacaaaTCAAGCAGGACAAGATTACACTGCTTTCAATGTTCTAAGTGTCCATCTTTTGGAACTATACGCATTATAAAATgtcacctaaaaaaaaaaaaaaaattcggaCCGGAGGACCGCGTCACACGAATTCACAGATCATGAGAGACATGCGATATTATTTGCA contains these protein-coding regions:
- the LOC125277660 gene encoding heat shock protein 30-like: MLIPHGFQPSFSSLMGTEWPVQRSLCPEITALHRHAEVLQEERSSLEKLQQQIFEEIYPVSCAVERDGSRFALTLDTRDFSPEELSVRQVGRKLQVCGKTQKKQEDPGKGSYSCRIQEFRRVFDLPEGVNPEGLSCSMADGGKLYIQAPVNQRSEDAERKISTDCEDEDSRDTT